The Campylobacter sp. MIT 99-7217 genome contains a region encoding:
- a CDS encoding (Fe-S)-binding protein — MLLDTSKFYESCVKCGKCIPNCTIHKINADETTSPRGFLDLISAVNSHELSLDQNAKKIFESCFLCTNCVEACPSHIRVDSAIEAVRFEIAHKFGIAWYKRLAFYLLSKRKVLDFIARLGFVFQSCAFKIQDQENQNSGMRAKFSLPLIKKGRFLASLSKKSFLSENPEFIDNGGSKSIGFFVGCLSNYSYTDTAKAVLKIAKELRLNVDLMKDQVCCGAPQYFTGDFKRVEDLAKKNIAYFEKKLENLEAIIVPEATCSAMLNVDYEHFFKLQKDELWAKRAKKVASKIYLATKYFHDFTPLKELLEKRDKNELLITYHDPCHARKMQGVFKEPRALLNANFKLIELSEQNTCCGFGGVSMQLENYEKSLKVGLLKAKDIEKTKASVVSAECSACRMQISNALEQNGTKAVFKSPLELIASSL, encoded by the coding sequence ATGCTCCTAGATACAAGCAAATTTTATGAAAGCTGTGTTAAATGTGGCAAGTGCATTCCAAATTGCACTATACATAAGATTAATGCTGATGAAACAACTAGCCCACGCGGTTTTTTGGATCTAATCTCAGCCGTAAATAGCCACGAACTAAGCCTTGATCAAAACGCTAAAAAGATTTTTGAATCCTGTTTTTTATGCACAAACTGCGTTGAGGCTTGTCCTTCTCATATTAGAGTTGATAGTGCGATCGAGGCTGTTCGTTTTGAAATTGCTCATAAATTTGGCATTGCATGGTATAAAAGGCTTGCTTTTTACCTTTTAAGCAAGCGAAAGGTGCTTGATTTTATCGCTCGTTTAGGCTTTGTTTTTCAAAGCTGTGCTTTTAAAATTCAAGATCAAGAAAATCAAAATTCAGGCATGAGAGCGAAATTTTCCCTACCTTTGATCAAAAAGGGAAGATTTTTAGCAAGCCTTAGCAAAAAAAGCTTTTTGAGTGAAAATCCTGAATTTATCGACAATGGCGGAAGTAAAAGTATAGGCTTTTTTGTGGGCTGTTTGTCAAATTATTCTTACACAGACACGGCAAAAGCGGTGCTTAAGATCGCAAAAGAGCTAAGGCTTAATGTGGATTTGATGAAGGATCAGGTTTGTTGTGGAGCGCCTCAGTATTTTACGGGCGATTTTAAGAGGGTTGAGGATTTGGCTAAGAAAAATATCGCGTATTTTGAAAAAAAGCTTGAAAATTTAGAAGCTATTATCGTGCCTGAGGCTACTTGTTCGGCGATGTTAAATGTTGATTATGAGCATTTTTTCAAGCTTCAAAAAGATGAGCTTTGGGCAAAAAGAGCCAAGAAAGTAGCGAGTAAAATTTATCTTGCGACAAAGTATTTTCATGATTTTACCCCGCTTAAAGAACTGCTTGAAAAAAGGGATAAAAATGAGCTTTTGATCACTTATCATGATCCTTGTCATGCACGAAAAATGCAAGGCGTTTTTAAAGAACCGCGTGCCCTTTTAAATGCGAATTTCAAACTAATAGAGCTTAGCGAGCAAAATACTTGCTGTGGCTTTGGTGGCGTGAGTATGCAGCTTGAAAATTACGAAAAGTCCTTGAAAGTAGGGCTTTTAAAGGCAAAAGATATAGAAAAAACTAAGGCAAGCGTTGTGAGTGCTGAATGTTCAGCTTGTAGAATGCAAATTTCAAATGCCTTAGAGCAAAATGGCACAAAGGCCGTGTTTAAAAGCCCGCTTGAGCTTATTGCCTCAAGTTTATAA